In Setaria italica strain Yugu1 chromosome I, Setaria_italica_v2.0, whole genome shotgun sequence, the genomic window GAATCTTGAATTGGAGTCACTTCACGAAATGCATCGGCGCGATGCCGACCGAGGTGAAACAGCGACGGCTCCTCGCATTTTCTCCACTCCGTCGGTCCACCGCTAGTCCCCGCGGGCCGCGGCCGCTATCCATCGTGCCAACCCATCACGCGCACACGACCATCCATCCGTTTCTTATCCACCTCATCCCACCACCGCCCACACATCTCCGGCCACGCGACGCCCTCCAGCCCCACCGCCGTGGGATCCGGCGGCCGCCCGATCCCGCCCGTCCGCTCCCCACCCCCAAacaccttcttcctctctcgTCCAGTCTCGCCCTCCCAAACCAAAGCCAGGCCAGGCCAGCCAGCCACTGCCGCCGCACTCCCCCCGAGTCCACTGCCGCCGCACGCTCCGCGACGTGATGgccgcgctccgcctcgcctccttcaccctccgcccggccgccgccgcggcgtcccactcctccgtcgcggcggcgccccgGTCCTCCGCATCCTTCGCCCGCGCGGCGCGGGGGCTCCCCTCGCTCCGCCTGgcaccgccccgccgccgcggggaccTCGCCAggccccgcgccgcggccgacgccgcggccgagAGCTACGCGACCGCGCTGTCCGAGGTGGCCGCCGAGAACGGCACACTCGAGCAGACGGTATCCGACCTCGAGAAGCTGGAGAAGATCTTCGCCGACGAGGCCGTCGCCGAGTTCTTCGACAACCCCACCGTGCCCCGCGAGGAGAAGACCCAGCTCATCGACGAGATCGCCAAGTCGTCCGAGCTGCAGCCCCACGTCGTCAACTTCCTCAACGTCGTCGTCGACAACTTCCGCGCGGCCATCGTGCCGCAGATCGTCGCCGAGTTCGAGAACGTCTACAACGCGCTCACGGGCACCGAGGTCGCCACCGTCACCTCCGTCGTGCAGCTCGAGTCGCAGGACCTCGCGCAGATCGCGCAGCACGTGCAGAAGATGACCGGCGCGCAGAACGTCCGCCTCAAGACGCAGCTCAACCCGGAGCTCATCGCCGGCTTCACCGTGCAGTACGGGCGCGACGGCTCCAACCTCATCGACATGAGCGTCCGGAAGCAGATTGAGGAGATCGCGTCAGAGTTCGAGTTGCCCTCCGTCCCTCTCGAAGTCTGATCGGCTTGCGGCGTCATTCCTCGCCCTTGAAGCCTAGGTCCTTTCTGTTGCttctctcccttctcttcttctgtATCATTCTCTGATTGAATGAGTGAATAATACTACATTACTGGATTCCAGGATTCGTATTGTGTGCTTATCTTGGCTTCTTAGCATTGTTCGTAATTTGAAGATAAAGTGTATAGCTAGTTCTGTGTCGTATCCGCGACGTTGCTAGATGTTATTTCAAATTCAGACTTCAGTGGAAAGAGTCCAAGGAAGAAACTACTTGAATTCGGTTCTAAAGTAGAGAAAGTGGTGGAAATGGTGAAAATGTCATGATTTTGTACAATGCCTTTACATACTTTATGGCGTCGATTTGTGAACTAACTTCAGTAAACAATGCACACTTTAGGTAGGAAGAGGAAAGTCCAGAAATCAGAATGCCTAAACATGTAATTCTGATCATGTAAACCCAAATGCCCCAACTGCCTAACTCAGATCTTCCAGACTTGAACCCAACTGTTCTTGAGCTGCAGAGCTGTCAATTTGATTTTCCCAGTTGCCAATCTAATTTGAAGTGGTTATTCATCTTTGCAGCTGCTACTCTCTGGGAATTGTAAGAATCCAGCGGGGATGTTGGTCTTCTCCCCTCCAAAGTTCAAACCTGCAGATCAATGGTGGTTGCTCAAATACATATGAACGGTCATTCTTACCCGCGtttctttttccattttttgGCGGGGAGCGTATGTAATTCTTTTTCTCCTCTTCTGTGGTTGACACTGTAATATGTTTAAAACACTCAAATATAGCTGAGTTTGCTCCTCTAGTCTCATTTACATACCCGCTGGCTGATAGAACTGAGGAACTTAGTATAGGATGCCTGTGAATAGTTGTCCACCAGGATTCCAGGAAATAAGATCATGTCGCGTTCTGCTTGCTGCCGGAAAATGCATCAGGTGTTGTTCACTCTGGTCATGTGGTGCTTGTATTCGTTCGAAACTACCGAGTTTTGTGCTGCGGGCACGCCGGCAATCCGGTTTGTCTCGTGGTTACTGTCTTCGTTGTGCTGCAACACCGAGGTAACGACGAACGCGTGCAGGAAACAGGCCAGTGATGCTTGGCTTATCTTTCCGGATGATTAGCCATTTAGCCACGGTGAGATTAAACATGCCCCAAATCCGTCAGCAATTTGAGTGGCCGGGCTGTGGAAAATGGAAATTCATTCATAAATCCTAATGCAGCAATTCCAGAAACAATTGCGAGTTTGAACGCCGGGCTGCTACGACTGCAGGCTATGGGCGACGTACTGTACCAGTTGACGAGAAAATAGCTTTCGTTAAATTGAATCCAGCAGCAAAGAGCCAAAGACAGACAGCCGGTTCAAAGAACACTGGATCAAGATACTAGTTTTTTGATTTAAAGTTTAGTTATGACTTGCAATCACCAAGGATCCGTGGCGCAATGGTAGCGCGTCTGACTCCAGATCAGAAGGTTGCGTGTTCGATTCACGTCGGGTTCAAACCCCCGGTCCAGGCggatctcctttttttttttgcctaatTTCCCTGTAATTCGTCCAATCTCAACTGTCCATCTACGACTAAACATCCGCATCCGCCGATCTCAGCCATCCACATTCCACGAGTCAAAACCCGCCTCCTCCCCTATCCGGCtatccccttcctctcccctgCGGCCCATGCCCAACCCAGAGGACACAGCGGCggagcccctccctccctctcctccccctcccggCGCTGCGAGCTATCGCAATTCGCCATTGCCACCAACGCATACACAGCCACAGCGCAATCCGATGAAAGACTAAACCCTACCCTTCCTTTTGATCCAACCCGATGCTTGCCTACTCGAGCACATCGAAACCATGGCTGCAGCTCCACCCGCCGTCCCCGAGCCaaggcgcgggcgccgccgctg contains:
- the LOC101774771 gene encoding ATP synthase delta chain, chloroplastic, encoding MAALRLASFTLRPAAAAASHSSVAAAPRSSASFARAARGLPSLRLAPPRRRGDLARPRAAADAAAESYATALSEVAAENGTLEQTVSDLEKLEKIFADEAVAEFFDNPTVPREEKTQLIDEIAKSSELQPHVVNFLNVVVDNFRAAIVPQIVAEFENVYNALTGTEVATVTSVVQLESQDLAQIAQHVQKMTGAQNVRLKTQLNPELIAGFTVQYGRDGSNLIDMSVRKQIEEIASEFELPSVPLEV